The DNA region GTCGCGACGACCGCGGCGACCAGGACGGAGACCCCGGTGGTGACGGCGGCGGATCGGTGCTTCGCGACGAGCGCGCGGATCACCCGGTGCTCCCGACGGTCGCGCACTTCTGCGCGCTCGCTGCACCGGTCTTGCCGTCGCGGTTGACCGCGACCGCGATGCACTCCTCGTCGCCGCGTTCCCCGGAGACGACGAACGTGGTGCCGGTCTGCTGGCTGGACGCGCCGTTCGACGAGATGACGTAGGTGTCGCCGCTCTTCAGACCCGGGTCAGCCCACGAGAACGACACCGCCTGCGCCGAGGGCTGTGCGCGGACGTCCGCCACCACGGGGATCGCTCCGGCGCCGAGTCGCCCGACGACGACCACGGTCGCGATGGCGAGGGCGGCGACCACGACGACGGCGAGGGACGTCGCCCAGACGAGCGTCGACCGGGTGCGTCGGCGCGCACGTGTGACCGATCCGGTGCGGTGGACGGTGCCGACGCTCTGTGAACCACCGGCGACGACGCCGCCCTGGACCGCGCGGCGTCTGCGGCGACGGGCGCCGACCCGCGACGGCGGCTGGAGCTCGCGGATCATGGTCCGGTCGCCCTCCGGGGTCGGGGTCGCGATGGCCCACGCCTCGACCGCGACGTCGGCCGCGGTCTGCGGGATCCCGAGCTCGGCCTCGACCTGCTGGAACCCGCGCACGAGTTCGAGCACGGTCGTCGGGCGCGACGGCACCTTGCGGGACAGCGCGGTGGCGAGCAGGCGCTCGAGCGACGGTGGGACGTCGGTCCGACCGGTGGGCTTGACGCCGCCCTTGTCGATCCGGCTCATCAGGTCGCTCGCACCGTTCTTGCCGCCCCGGACCTCGAACGGGCTGCGGCCGGCGAGCAGGGAGTACACGGTGGCGGCGAGGGAGTACACCTCGGACTGGATCGTGCCGCGGGACTCGTCGATCAGGACCTCGGGCGCCGACCACGGGATCGACATGCCGATGGGCTCGTCCGGGTCGGTCCCGCCGATGGTGGCCGCGATGCCGAAGTCGGAGAGCACGGGGTTGCCGTACGCCGTGAGCAGGATGTTCGACGGCTTGATGTCACGGTGGAGCACGCCTTCGCGGTGCGCGGTCTCGAGGGCGGACCCGATCCGGACACCGATCGAGAGCACCTCGGACACCGGGATCGGCTCACGCCGGTACCGCTCGCTGAGCGACGAGGAGCACAGCTCCATCACGAGGTACGGACGTCCGTCGGCCGCGACGCTCGCCTGGAACACCGTCAGGATCGACGGGTGGGTGCTGAGCCGAGCCATCAGGTTGGCCTCGGCCTGGAACATCTGCCGGACGCGGTCGTCGACGACCTCGTCGAGCAGGACCTTCACCGCGACCTGACGACGCGGCATGTCCTGCTCGTAGAGGAAGACGTCGGCGAAGCCACCGGAACCGAGGACGTGCACGGGGCTGAAGCCGCCGATCACGGGCGGGTTGGACGGCAGGCGACGCGCCATCGCTATCTCCTCCCCGGCCGAGCGGCCAACTCTCTCGTCGTGGCACAGTCATTGTACGAAGCGCCGGTGACCGTCGATCCGCACACCGACCGCCTGTGGACGGGCGCACTCCCCCAGTTCGGGGGGTCATGTGCCGGCGGTCAGTGCCGCGGCAGGGTGTCCTCGAGGTCGCCGTCGTCCGGGGCGGCATCGACCTGGAGCACCACGACGGTGACGTTGTCGCGGCCGCCGGCGACGACCGCGTCGCCGACGAGGCGTTCGGCGAGTCCCTGCGCACCGGCTTCTCGAGCCGCGATGCGCGCGATGCCGGCGTCGCCGAGCTCCTTCGTCAGGCCGTCGGAGCAGACGATGTACCGGTCGCCCGCGCGGAGCGGCAGGGTCCACCAGTCGGGCGCCGGCGGTTCGCCGAAGCCGACCGCGCGGGTGATGACGTTGCTGTCCGGGTGCTGTTCGGCGTCCTCGGCCCGCAGCAACCCGGCGTCGACCATCTCCTGCACCACGGAGTGGTCCACGGTGACGCGGCGCAGCACGCCGTCCTCGATCCGGTAGGTCCGGGAGTCGCCGACGTTGAAGACGAGGGCCGCCGGCTGGCCGAGCGACGCGACCAGGGCGATGCCGGTGACGGTCGTGCCCGCTCCGATCGCGTTGCCGCCAGCTGCGCGCTCGATGTCGGCCGTGGCGAGCAGCAGCGCCCGCTGGATGCCCTGCCGCGTGGTGAAGGACTCCTGCGTCACCTGCTCGAGTCGACGCACGACGGCGTCGCTCGCGCGGTCGCCGGCGAGGTGTCCACCCATGCCGTCGGCGACGACGAAGAACGGCGCCCCGACGATGTAGCTGTCCTCGTTGTGGTCACGGCGACGACCGACATCGGTCGCGGCTCCCCACGAGAGCGTCAGGGTGGCGCCGTCGGCACCGGGGACGTCGATGGCGTGCGCAGTCGCTGCTCGGCCGAGTTCGGTCACGTTTCAGGATCGCTCTCTGGGGGGTCGGGGCGTGCCGTGTGCTGTCTGGTCAGTGGGCCACGGGGGAACCGGTGGGAACCCGTCCGCCGTCGGTGCGACCCGGAGGTACGGCGAGAGGACCTCGATGGCGTTGCCGTCACCGACCTCGACTACCGTACCCGTCAGCGCGACGATCGACGCACCCGATGCCATGCGGTACACCGGCGCGCCGGCCGGTCGGACGACGGTGCCGTTCGTGGACCGCAGGTCCTGCACCACCACGGCTTCGCCCTCGGCGTGGATGCGGACGTGCGAGGACGACACCTGCCCGTTGGCGGACCGCACGGTCACGAGTTCCGGTTCGGCGCCGCTGGTGATCCGCGGCAGCGACGGACGCCGTCCGATGACGACCGGGTGGTCCAGACGGAAGGTGCGGTCGCCGATGCGGATCGACGGCACGCGCGCCGCGGGCGCGGCAGGGGCGGACGGGAGGCCCGTGGCGGCTCCGGCGGGCACGCTCGGTCCGGCGGCGCTCCGGACACGGGCGCGGACGACCGTGTCCTCCGGATCGGCTCCGTCGTCGGCAGGGTCGTCGGCACGGTTGCCGACCGGCTCGGACGGCTCCGTGGGCGGTCGGATGACGGTGTCGCCGAGCACGTCGTCGAAGCGATCGCCGCCGGCACCGCGGGGTCGCCGGATGACGGTGTCCTCGATGTCGTCGTCGCGCAACCGGAGCCCTTCGGATGTGGTGTCCTCCACCGTAGACGATCCGGTCGACACGTCACACCGCACCGACGGCTGTCCGCACCGGTCACGATCGGTGCCGGTCACGACGGGGTCCGGCCCACGTCGGCGTACTGCCGGCCAGGACCGACCGCAGGACCAGACCGGCGAGCGGGTCGTCAGCACGGGTCTCGAGGGCGTAGCGCGCCCGTGTCTCGGCGCGGGCCCACGACCCGAGCGCCCACGCGCACCAGGCCCCGAGTGCGAGCGCACCCGCGGCTCCGGCCGTACTGTCCACCTGACCACCCTCGGCGCGCCAGACCCGCCAGGCCTCGGCACACCGATCGCCGGCCGTGCGCAGACGAGCGCGGTCCGGTTCCGGTCCGAGGCCGTGCAACGCCGGCGGCGTCGGGTCGTCGAACGGGTCGAACCCCCGGATGGCCCGCGGATCCGGCTGGTCTCGCGCGGCGAGGAACGGGATGAGCGCCATGCGGGTGGACAGCGCACCGCAGGCGGTGACGATGGCGATCGCGCCGACGCGGGAGCCAGCGCCGACGCCGGACGTGACCAGCGCTGCGGCCGCTGCCGGGAGGGTGACCGCCGCCGCGATCTCGCGAGGGAACCGGACTGCGGTGTGGTCGGGGGTGTGTGCCGTCGAGGGGATCATGCACGCCATCGAAGCGTGATCCGGGCCTCCAGTCAGGCACGAACCGACCACCTGTGGACAGCAGCGCCCCGGCCCATCCTGTGGAGGACGGACCGGGGCGATGGTCAGACGGTGACGGGTTCCAGGCTCTCGGCGACCAGGTCCCAGCCGGAGTCGCTGCGTTCGACCACGACGCCGTGCGCGGCGGCCCAGTCGACCAGGTCGTCCATGGTCGCGACGACCGCTCCGGTGCGCGCGAGCAGCGCGACCAGTCGGCCCTTGGCCGTCTTGTTCCAGTGGTTCAACGCCCGCCGCCGACCGGAGCCGTCGATGCTCACGACGCGCGGGGCGACCGCGTCCGGGACGGGACCGAGCTGCCGGTAACCCTCGGACCGGAGATCGAGCACCAGGCCGTCCGCCCGTGCGACCAGGACCCGGGACGAGGCTGCGGGCCAGTGCGACGCCAGCCGGACCGTCCCGAGCCGGGAGTCGTGCGACAGGCGGTACGCCGGGATCGGGTCACCAGCACCGATCGGTCCGAACATGGCCGACTGCACGACCACGTGGTCGTGCCACCACGCCCGCGTCGACGCGTCAGCGGTCTGCGCGCCGAGGGGGTCGTAGAGCACCCCCGTGTACCGCTCGATCGCCGGCATCGTGCCCGACGTGTCGAGCTCGAGGTTGCGGAACCGTTCGGCGATCGACTTCGGGCCGAGCTTCAGAGCCGTCCTGGCCGAGGACTCCTCGGAACTGACAGAGCGGGCCGCGGTGATCACCGCGGCCCGCTCTTCGGCCAGTTCCGGGAACGAGAGTGCACGCAGATCGAGCGTGCGGCTCGTGTCCCCACCCTCCCGCTTCGTCTCCGAAGGCGGGAGGAGGACGGTCAGTCCGGTCAGGACGCCAGCGCGGCCTGCCGCGCGACGATCGTCACCGTGTCGTGCTCCACCGACAGGAAGCCGTCTTCGGCGTCGACCGCGACGGTCGACCCATCGGCCCGCGTGATGCGGACCTGACCCTGCGCGAGGATCGCGAGCATCGGCTCGTGTCCCGCGAGGATGCCGATCTGGCCCTCTGTCGTGCGTGCGACGACCATGGTGGTGTCGCCCGACCAGACCTCACGGTCGGCCGAGACGACGCTCACGCTGAGACCCGCCATGTCAGCGGTTCTCCTTCTGGATCTGTGCCCACTTCTCTTCCACGTCGTTGATGCCACCGACGTTGAAGAACGCCTGCGTCGCAACGTGGTCGAACTCGCCGTCGGCGATGGCGCGGAAGGACTCGATGGTGTCCTTGAGCGGCACCGTGGAGCCCTCGACGCCCGTGAACTTCTTCGCCATGTACGTGTTCTGCGAGAGGAACTGCTGGATACGACGAGCGCGCTCGACCGTGATCTTGTCCTCTTCGGAGAGCTCGTCGACACCGAGGATGGCGATGATCTCCTGCAGTTCCTTGTTCTTCTGGAGGATCTGCTTGACGCGCGTGGCCGTCTCGTAGTGGTCGGCGCCCAGGTACCGCGGGTCCATGATCCGCGACGTCGAGGTCAGCGGGTCGATCGCGGGGTAGAGACCCTGCGACGCGATCTCACGCGAGAGCTCGGTGGTCGCGTCGAGGTGCGCGAACGTGGTGGCCGGAGCCGGGTCGGTGTAGTCGTCAGCCGGCACGTAGATCGCCTGCAGCGAGGTGATCGAGTGACCACGCGTCGAGGTGATGCGCTCCTGCAGCACACCCATCTCGTCGGCGAGGTTGGGCTGGTAGCCCACGGCGGACGGCATGCGACCGAGCAGCGTCGAGACCTCGGAGCCGGCCTGCGTGAAGCGGAAGATGTTGTCGATGAAGAGGAGCACGTCCTGCTTCTGGACATCGCGGAAGTACTCCGCCATCGTCAGCGCCGACAGGGCCACGCGGAGACGCGTTCCCGGCGGCTCGTCCATCTGGCCGAACACGAGGGCCGTCTTGTCGAAGACCCCCGCCTCTTCCATCTCACCGATGAGGTCGTTGCCCTCACGGGTGCGCTCACCGACACCGGCGAACACCGACACACCGCCGTGGTCCTGCGCAACGCGCTGGATCATCTCCTGGATGAGGACCGTCTTGCCGACGCCCGCACCACCGAAGAGGCCGATCTTGCCACCCTGCACGTACGGGGTGAGGAGGTCGATGGACTTGATGCCGGTCTCGAACATCGAGGTCTTCGACTCGAGCTGGTCGAAGGCCGGGGCCTTGCGGTGGATCGGCCAGCGCTCGGTGATCTCGAGCTTCTCGTCCGTGTTGAGCACGTTCCCGAGGACGTCGAAGACCTTGCCCTTGGTGACGTCGCCGACGGGGACCGAGATCGGAGCGCCCGAGTCACGGACCTCCTGGCCACGGACCAGGCCGTCGGTCGGCTTCAGGGAGATGGCACGGACCAGGTCGTCGCCCAGGTGCTGGGCGACCTCGAGGCCGATCTCCTGCGACGAGTCACCGATGGTGATGGTCGTGAACAGGAGGTTGTACATCTCCGGGATTGCGTCGTGGGGGAACTCGATGTCGACGACGGGACCCGTGACACGGGCGATCCGGCCGACACCGGGCGCCGACGACGTCTCGACCGCGGTGGTTGCGGTGTCGGTCATGGCTGGTGCCTTCCTGAGGGTGGGTATCTGTCCGCGAACGACGCGGACTACTTCTTCTTCGACGAGAGGGCGTCGGCGCCGCCGACGATCTCGGAGATCTGCTGCGTGATCTCCGCCTGACGCGCGTTGTTCGCGAGTCGGGTGAAGTCACGGATCAGCGAGTCCGCGTTGTCGCTGGCCGCCTTCATCGCCTTCTGACGGGCGGCGTGCTCGGAAGCAGCCGACTGCAGCATGGCGTTGAAGATGCGGCTCTCGATGTAGACCGGGAGCAGCGAGTCGAGCACCGCATCGGCGTCCGGCTCGAACTCGTAGAGCGGCAGGGGCTCGTTGCCCTCGGGCTCCTCGACCCCTTCGACGACCTCGAGGGGCAGCAGGCGAACGACCTGCGGCTCCTGCGTCGCCAGGCTGAGGAACCGGTTGAACACGATGTGGATCTCGTCCACGCCGCCCTCTGCGGTGTCCTGGAGGAACTTCGACACGACGGCGTCGCCGATCTCCTTGGCCGTCGAGAACTCGGGCTGGTCGGTGTTGCCGACCCACTGCTGCTCCGACGCACGCTCACGGAACGCGAAGTACCCGACGGACTTGCGGCCGACCAGGTAGTAGACGACGTCCTTGCCCTCGCTGCGGAGCAGGGAGGCGAGCTCCTCGCCCTGCTTGAGGACGTTCGTGCTGAACGCGCCGTTCAGGCCGCGATCCGAGGTGAAGAGCACCACGGCCGCACGGGTCGAGGACTCCGGCTCGGTGGTCAGCACGTGGTCGACGTTCGAGAACGTCGCCACGGCCGACACCGCACGCGTCACGGCTCGCGAGTACGGGCCGGACGCAGCCATGCGGGCCTGCGCCTTCTGGATCCGCGACGCCGAGATCAGTTCCATCGCGCGAGTGACCTTCTTCGTGGTCTTCGCGGACTTGATTCGCTGTCGGTAGACCCGGACCTGCGCTGCCATCTAGCGACGACCCTTGACGATCTGCTCCTGGTCGACGTCCTCGGCGTCTGCCGCATCGAACTGCTCGGAGCCGAGGGTCTTGCCGTCGCTCGTCTGGAAGCTCTTCGAGAACTCGTCGATCTGCTTCGACATCTCGGCGACGGTCTCGTCGCTGAGCTGGTTCGTCTCGCGCAGGGTCGTGAGGACCTCGGAGTTGCGACGCAGGTGGTCGAGCAGTTCGGACTCGAAGCGCAGCACGTCCGGCACCGGGACGGTGTCGAGCTTGCCGTTGGTGCCGGCCCAGATCGAGACGACCTGCTCCTCGACCGGGTACGGCGAGTACTGCGGCTGCTTGAGGAGCTCGGTCAGGCGGGCACCACGGTCCAGCTGGCGACGCGACGCCTGGTCGAGGTCGGACGCGAACATCGCGAACGCCTCGAGGGAGCGGTACTGCGCCAGCTCGAGCTTCAGCGTGCCGGAGACCTTCTTGATCGACTTCACCTGGGCGTCACCACCGACGCGGGACACCGAGATGCCCACGTCGACGGCCGGACGCTGGTTCGCGTTGAAGAGGTCCGACTGCAGGAAGATCTGGCCGTCGGTGATGGAGATGACGTTGGTCGGGATGTACGCCGAGACGTCGTTCGCCTTGGTCTCGATGATCGGGAGACCCGTCATCGAACCGGCGCCGAGCTCGTCGGACAGCTTCGCGCAACGCTCCAGCAGACGGGAGTGCAGGTAGAAGACGTCACCCGGGTACGCCTCGCGCCCCGGCGGACGACGCAGGAGGAGCGACACGGCGCGGTAGGCCTCAGCCTGCTTCGACAGGTCGTCGAAGATGATGAGGACGTGCTTGCCGGAGTACATCCAGTGCTGGCCGATGGCCGAGCCGGTGTACGGGGCGAGGTACTTGAAGCCGGCCGGGTCGGACGCGGGGGCGGCGACGATGGTGGTGTACTCCATCGCGCCGGCGTCCTCGAGCGCACCCTTGACGGAGGCGATCGTGGAGCCCTTCTGGCCGATGGCGACGTAGATGCAGCGGACCTGCTTCTCCTCGTCGCCGGACTCCCAGTTGGCCTTCTGGTTGATGATCGTGTCGATCGCGATGGCCGTCTTGCCGGTCTGGCGGTCGCCGATGATCAGCTGGCGCTGACCACGGCCGACGGGGATCATCGCGTCGATGGCCTTGATGCCGGTCTGCAGCGGCTGGTGGACCGACTTGCGGGCCATGACGCCGGGAGCCTGGAGCTCGAGGGCGCGACGGCCCTCTGCAGCGATCTCGCCGAGACCGTCGATCGGGGCGCCGAGCGGGTCGACGACGCGACCGAGGAAGGCGTCGCCGACGGGGGCGGAGAGGACCTCACCCGTGCGGGTGACCTCCATGCCCTCTTCGATGCCGGCGAACTCGCCGAGCACGATGGCGCCGATCGAGTCTTCGTCGAGGTTCTGCGCGAGGCCGAGCGTGCCGTCCGCGAAGCGGATGAGCTCGTTCGCCATGACGCCGGGGAGACCCTCGACGTGGGCGATGCCGTCACCGGCGTCGGTGACGTGCCCGACCTCGGCCGTGGAGGCCTTCGTCGGCTCGTAGTTCGAGACGAAGTCCTTCAGGGCATCACGGATCTCATCGGGGCTGATGGTGATGTCTGCCATGGGATTTTCCTTGTGGTTTTCCGGGGCCCTTCGGCTCCGAGAGGGTGACGCTGCCGGACACGGCAGTTCCCGTTGTGGACTTGGGGAGGAGCGGCTTCGACCGTACGCCTAGCCGGCGAGCTGGAGCCGGAGCTCCGAGAGTCGCGTGGACACGGTGCCGTCGATGACGTCGCCGCCGATCTGCACCCGGACCCCGCCGACGACCGTGGGGTCGACGACCTGGTTGATGCTGATGTCCTTGCCGTACCGCTCGGACAGACCGCGCGTGACGCGAGCCGACTGGGCGATCGTCAGGGGCGTCGCCGTGACCACGGTCGCGACGAGCTTGCCGGCCTGCTCCGCCACGATGCGCGAAGCATCGCGGACGATCTCACCGATGCGGCGGCCGCGAGGCTGCTGCACCATGGCCGACACGATCGTGATCGTCTGCTCGGATGCCTTGGCACCGAGGAGCCGCTCGACGAGTGCGCCCTTCTGCTGCGCGCTGCCGAGCTTCGTGCCGAGCGCCAGCTCGAGGCCGGCGTCCGAACGGACAGCGGTCTCGAAGGCGAACAGCTCCGACTCGATCGACGAGTCCGGACCCGCGGTGGCGGCGACGGCGCGGATGCCCGCGTCCTCGATGCCGGCGAGCAGGTCCTGCTGCGAGGACCAGCGCGAGCCGGCCACCGCGGTCAGGACCGCACGCGTGGCGTCCGACTGGCTGGCGAAGACACGGTCGATGAGGACCTTCTTGCCGGCCGGGTCGGCCGTCGGGTCGGACAGCAGCCCGAGCAGCTGCGGCGCACCGGCGATCGCACGCCCGGAGGCGAGGATCTCGGCACCCGCGGCCAGGCCGGCGTTCGAACCGAGGTCCGACAGCACCGCCCTGGTGGACGCGAGTGCTTCTCTGGTAGCGCTGCGCATGCTCAGTGCTCCCCCGTCTTCGTGGCCTGCGAGGCCTCGAGGTCGGCGAGGAAGCGGTCGACCACTGCGGTCGACTTGGCGTCGTCCTTGAGCGATTCGCCGATCACGCCGGACGCGAGGTCGAGGGCAAGGGTGCCCACCTCGGACCGGAGGGACTGGACGGCGCTCTGGCGCTCGGCCTCGATCTGCGCCTGGGCGTTGGCCGTGATGCGTGCTGCATCGGCCGCTGCCTGCTCGCGGACCTCGTTGCCGATCGCCGTGGCGTCGGCGCGGGCCTGCTCGCGGATGCGGGACGCCTCGGAGCGGGCGTCGGCGAGCTGCTTGTTGTACTCGTCGAGCGCAGCAGCGGCCTGCTCCTGAGCAGCCTCTGCCTTCTTGATGCCACCCTCGATGGCCTCAGTGCGCTCATCGAGCATCTTCGTGATGCGCGGCGTGACGACACGCCACATCACCACGAGGATGATGAGGAAGGCCACCGCGGACCACACGATGTCGTACAGCGGCGGAATGAGGGGATTGTGCGTCTCCTCCGCCGCGATGATGAGTGCGTTGTGCATCGAGGAACCTTAGTTCGTGAAGATGAAGTACGTGGCGATGCCGATGAAGGCCAGGGCCTCGGTGAAGGCGATACCGATGTACATGAGGGTCGTCAGGCGGCCCTGGAGCTCGGGCTGGCGGGCGACGGACTCGATCGTCTTGCCGACGACGATGCCGACACCGATAGCCGGGCCGATCGCAGCGAGGCCGTAGCCAACCGTCGCGATGTTGCCGTTGATCTCCGCGAGAACGGTCGTTGCGTCCACGTGTTTTCCTTTCGAGGTGCGGGTCCGACGGTTGCCGGTCCCGTAGGGGGTCAGTGAGGAATCAGTGCTCGTCAGCCAGCGCCAGCTGGATGTAGACGGCGGTGAGGAGCATGAAGACGTAGGCCTGCAGCAGCGCGACGAGGATCTCGAAGAAGCTGAACGCGATGCCGAACGCGAGGGTCCCGACGCCGAAGGCCTTGAAGCCGAGCGAAGCGTCGAAGAAGAAGAACTGCGTGGCCGAGAAGAACAGGACGAGCAGCAGGTGCCCGACGACCATGTTCATCAGGAGTCGCAGGGTGAGCGTCACCGGACGGAGCACGAAGGTCGAGACGAGCTCGATCGGCGTCACGATGATGTAAAGGAACCACGGCACCCCGGGCGGGAAGAGCGAGTTCCGGAGGAACGTGCCCGGGTGCTTGCGCAGGCCGGCGTAGATGAACGCGACGTAGGCGACGATCGCGAGGATCATCGGCATCGCGATGCGACTGGTGCCGGCGAGGTTCATGCCCGGGATCAGACCGGTCAGGTTCATGAACAGCACGCCGAAGAAGATCGTCGCCAGGAGCGGCAGGAATCGCTTGCCGTCCTTCTCTCCGAGGTTGTCGAAGGTGTTGCGACGAACGACGTCGAACGCGTACTCGATGAACGCCTGACCGCGGTTCGGGACGAGCTTCAGCGCACGGGTTCCCACGAAGGCGAACACCAGGAGCACGGCGACGGCGAAGAAGCGGATGAGGACGACCCGATCGATCTCGAACGGCGTCCCGGCGAAGAAGATCGCATCCGGGAAGAACTCGTTGATCGACGGACCATGGAACTCGGCGGCCTTGCTGCTCCCCGCCGCAACGGTGTCAACCGCAGCAGAGAGGGACAGGGGAAGAGCGTGGGATAGCAGCGCTGTCTCCTGTGTCGGCGCGCGCACATCATGGCACGCGATGGTGGACGTTGTGGAGGCTTGCCCGCTCCGAGCGAAAGGCTCCGGTGGCGGACTCCGAGAAGCCTATCAGGTGCGAGAGGCTTCCCGGCTTCTCAGTTGCGAGGGGTCGGGTTCTCAGCGTCCGCGGAGCCATCGGCCCCGTCGCCTGGCAGCTGCACGCCGATCGGGATGCGGGCCTTCGCCACCGCGACGACGTCGATGACCAGGGACCCGACGACCCCCGCGATGATCACGATCGCGAGCACCGGGAAGTCCACCCAGGTGCGGTCCTTCAGCGCCACGAGCAGCACGATGAAGACGATGAACTTGAGCAGCCAGGTGCCCATCACGATGCCGAAGAAGGCACCCGAGATCA from Curtobacterium sp. MCJR17_020 includes:
- the atpB gene encoding F0F1 ATP synthase subunit A; the encoded protein is MSLSAAVDTVAAGSSKAAEFHGPSINEFFPDAIFFAGTPFEIDRVVLIRFFAVAVLLVFAFVGTRALKLVPNRGQAFIEYAFDVVRRNTFDNLGEKDGKRFLPLLATIFFGVLFMNLTGLIPGMNLAGTSRIAMPMILAIVAYVAFIYAGLRKHPGTFLRNSLFPPGVPWFLYIIVTPIELVSTFVLRPVTLTLRLLMNMVVGHLLLVLFFSATQFFFFDASLGFKAFGVGTLAFGIAFSFFEILVALLQAYVFMLLTAVYIQLALADEH